In Drosophila willistoni isolate 14030-0811.24 chromosome XR unlocalized genomic scaffold, UCI_dwil_1.1 Seg41, whole genome shotgun sequence, the following are encoded in one genomic region:
- the LOC6643118 gene encoding deoxynucleoside triphosphate triphosphohydrolase SAMHD1 homolog — MAELCLTSGGARQIPLSPHEPPLLHQQQAKDVANTSSTTMFIEDEVHGVICLPDHINEIVEHPLFQRLKNVNQLGLIPSLRPDANHKRYDHCLGTYNSAKEHLNALEYNSKNFQPKLPNWCRNAVEIAALLHDIGHGAFSHVWECVCQGQFDHESNSVACVDIIFADVQSPELLKLREDQNGRGVQLIKALILGCKEMLTFPMLGHTYIFDIVHNRRCGLDVDKWDYLRRDNKRLGILNDKEMDFNQIFLKSRIGPDGQYIEYRYEDYHRIYRLFMARWRLHSDVYQTPKVLAMDQILKSLIQHIQPELKAVRAQDGNAWLELYDQRVFELIAKHPKSIYLRQTQRLRECSEEDAGASENIIRVQTQIHGPGKVMMPDESYPLYGDKCKKRQIVRYLMSTKINKVFQMD, encoded by the exons ATGGCCGAAC tATGTCTCACAAGCGGTGGAGCTCGTCAGATTCCATTAAGCCCCCATGAACCCCCTCTACTGCATCAGCAGCAAGCCAAAGATGTTGCTAATACCAGTTCAACTACA ATGTTTATTGAGGATGAGGTTCATGGTGTAATATGCCTGCCCGATCATATAAATGAAATTGTGGAACATCCATTATTTCAACGTTTGAAAAATGTCAATCAACTGGGATTAATACCATCATTACGACCAGATGCCAATCACAAACGTTACGATCATTGTTTGGG AACCTACAATAGTGCCAAGGAACATTTGAATGCTTTGGAATATAACTCGAAAAACTTTCAGCCAAAGTTACCCAATTGGTGTCGTAATGCTGTAGAAATAGCCGCACTTTTACATGACATAGGACATGGAGCATTTTCGCATGTCTGGGAATGTGTGTGCCAGGGTCAATTTGAT CATGAATCAAATTCGGTTGCCTGTGTGGATATAATTTTTGCAGATGTCCAGAGTCCTGAGCTACTTAAATTGCGTGAAGATCAGAATGGACGAGGGGTACAATTGATCAAGGCTTTGATTCTGGGCTGCAAGGAAATGCTAACTTTTCCCATGCTgggacatacatatatatttgatattGTGCACAATCGTCGCTGTGGCCTGGATGTCGATAAATGGGACTATCTGAGGCGTGACAATAAACGTTTGGGCATTCTCAATGATAAGGAAATGGATTTCAATcagatttttttaaaatcacGCATTGGTCCAGATGGCCAGTATATTGAATATCGTTATGAGGACTATCATCGTATATATCGTCTATTTATGGCCAGATGGCGACTTCATTCGGATGTCTATCAAACACCCAAAGTATTGGCTATGGATCAAATTTTGAAGAGCTTAATCCAACACATACAACCCGAACTGAAGGCAGTGCGTGCCCAGGATGGGAATGCCTGGTTGGAATTGTATGATCAACGTGTCTTTGAATTGATTGCCAAGCATCCAAAGTCGATATATCTAAGGCAAACACAACGTCTCAGGGAATGCTCCGAGGAAGATGCTGGGGCTAGTGAGAATATTATTAGAGTACAAACGCAAATCCATGGTCCGGGCAAAGTTATGATGCCCGATGAATCATATCCCCTCTATGGAGATAAATG TAAAAAACGTCAAATTGTTCGCTACTTGATGTCGACAAAAATCAACAAAGTATTTCAAATGGATTAG